The following nucleotide sequence is from Ornithodoros turicata isolate Travis chromosome 2, ASM3712646v1, whole genome shotgun sequence.
TGTATAGGTTACGTAGCAGAAGCGTAGACacaaagaaataaaagagaACAACGAATCACTCGCTATTTTTGCTTGGCTATATGTGGAAACATGGGCCGTTGGCAGTGACGGGTAAAGCGCCTCAAAATTGCACATAAAgtaactacaacaacaactttattttgagatgatatAGTGCAAAGAACACACGAAAATAGTCGAACGATCTACTTCGAGTAAAGTACAAGGCagagtactttaaagtactcgCATGGTACATTGAAACATTAGTTTGTACCTATCGCTCCATATCAATTTGGTGATGACGAAAGGTGATGGTGTAATTATGTTTCGATCAGGTAGCGGAGTCGTTGGGGGAATTTCGGGGGTTCAACTATCCCGAAATCGTACGTTTAattgtgcatttgggagagggaaatgagGGTGATATCCTCCTCCatcatgtaaagtccccatggaacccctcccgaaatatttttctaccTATACGCCACTGCATATACGGGTTGAAATCCTTCTCCACGTATAAGTTCCCACTTCCTAAAAGATTTTTCGGGCTCGCTATGTTGTTGGTTGTTATTGTTACGATGCTTTAGCAACCGTTGTTGCCAAATGACTCTTAAAAGGCACGGGTAGTTTCCAGCTGACTCATGAATATACACTGAAACAGGAGAATCTGCATTTCCACGTGCGCAAGCAACCAGTTCTGAAGGGCAAATATTATTTCTATTAGCACCGTAATATTTCTATTATAATTAGTGTTGTGATTCCTCGACCTATCCAGCTGCCCATGCGCAGTGTTCTCGTGCCAGCACCTGGATGTATGAACCAAGACGGCATGCTTTCAGACAAAAGAGACACATGGCTAACAGGAACATGTTCGGCTGGCACACAtaacgtgtaaatctactccaattaacaTTTTCGAACACTCCTGCCCTCTGCTTTATGACGTATCACACGCTTTTGtagaaaagaaaaggatgctCGATGCAGAACTTCTTTTTTCTGCGCCCTCGTTGTTTCTAACAAAATAACGATGTTGGCAAGTAAGGAacgttaaatgtaaaatgaaagCGTGTGGAACACGCAAGCCCAAGCCAGCGCTCTGCCTATCGCAGTGCATTAGCGTGTATGTTTATGTTCGTGTTTCCCATCTTTTAACTGTTGAACAGTATCAAAGTACTATACTTATGGCATGCCAACAATGTAATTTGTTCTTTAAAAACGCCCCCTTCAGAACACACAAATTACATACAGATATTTTCCCGGTTTCGCGTTTCCTTATTATCATGTGGGTACTTGAATACTTGTTGGGATAGTGCCGGAGAGCAGTACTTAAAGTATAGTACTGGAGTACTtgatacttcaagtacttttcCATAATTGCCCGTTGGACACATGCCTTCGTATGAGCTGCATGCGGTCGCCCCGTGATGTTACTAGCAGCGCTATTATATATAGCTTCGGTATTCGcgcattttattttctgcgCAACTGTTACCCCACTTACAGTATAAGAATTGAGCTGCGAATTTATATCGATGCAAATAAACGACATGTGCATCGATCCAACACAACTTGCTGCGAAGTCTCACAGTCCCCTGAAGTATGGCACTTCTGTATACAGTATGTAGACGTTCATTTACTGCTGACGACTGCATTCATGTACAGCACCCTATAAAACAAGCTAACGAAGGAGGACATTCATGCAACGCCATGCTATCTCCATCGCTTTATTCAGGAAACTGCATGCTCTGGGCTTGTCTTTTCTGATTCCGTTAGATTCTGGGTTCTGGCTGACCCACAAGAAGTGTTCGATTTTCGTTCTCGTAAATTGTGCGTATTTAGGACTCCCTAACAGGCTAGATCGTTGCAGTCGCACGTTAGATATGGGTGAATGTACGGTATTAATATAAAAATTTAATTTCGAATTTGAAATTTGCGATCTAAGGAAGCAGAAAACTTGATAAGGGGGAGGGGTCGACACAAGAGAAAACATGATGCTTTGCGTATACGCCACAAAACGTGGCTGACTAAAAACAAATGGGAAAAGAGGCAGCGTTTAATCAGCTTACTACATCGTAGACGCACACGGAACACAATCACGTTAATCCGTTTCAGCTTATTGATTCTTGCGCTGTAATAAAAGCCGCATCAAATGTCACTGCGCACGCAGCAGATTTCGCTCTGAGAAGTTGTGACAGGTGAAGCTTTCAAAGAGCCAACAGATTTCTCTTACGTCATTGCAACTTTTCATAACGTAAGCGAGCCGTGTAAACAGGCCAAGTGCCGCGCTATGCTTTCTCGCCGTACAAACAAACTCATTGACACATGACCGAGTTAAAACCGTCGGCAATGTAGTTGACGGCACTTTTCATCACCTGATCCGATAACCCTTATTAAATAACTCTATGCGGGTGCGGCTCTGACAACGACGTAAGAGAAGCTTTCTAACCAGCAACAAAGGCAACCTCCACCCACTTCATTAAAGCAGAAATCCAAGTAATAACGGCGACGCGCAGCCTCCATAATTTAACGCTTTTCAGAACGAGCGCGGAAAACAACTGCCCGCATGATTAAAGCAAGCTGGCGAAGCAAGAAGGTGAAGCTGTAAGCACGTGATAACTTTTGTGTTTCATCGCTGTTTCTGCTTGGCGCAAAAAGCAAGCACCGTAACAGAGCGGTCTCCCTGGGTGGTCCGAAGGGTGAGGAGACCCGACCGCCTACGGGGGACGCCTTCCTCTCTCCTCGGTAATTTATGTAGGCCCAACTATGAAGACGGTTGCCACGGGCAACCATAATGCCTTTCGCCATTGGCGATTCCTCTTGGCAGGCGGAGTCTTTGAGAGACTCGGCAAGGCTGGAGGCCGTCGTGTCCAGGACCACGTTGTGGCCGAACGGCGTGGCGGCCGGTGCTTTTATCGCTTCTTGTCTTCGAATGCTGTGGTGACTATTCGGTGTGACAATCGACGACTGTGTCTGCGCGGATGGCGCAAGACATCGAGAAGCAGCACCCGTCAAGTCCTGAGACGGCACCAGTGAACGGTGGACTCAAGACGACCTCTTCGTTGAGCACCGACGTTGTCTCGCCTCCAGTCGACATCCTGGCAGCCCCTGTGGCTCAGCGTGCGCTTAAGTTTTCCATCGACAGGATCCTGTCGCCGGATTTTGGCTCCAGGAGTCAAAGCCGACACCACCATAGAAGCTCGAGGAAAAGCTCCGAGACAGTGCCTCGTAATGGAGATGACACCGAGGGAAAGCAAGCCAACAAGTCCTCCTCTGAGTCGCGCAATGGCACCAATGGAGACAGTACATCGAAGCAACTCTTGTGGCCAGCGTGGGTTTACTGCACGAGGTACTCGGACAGACCATCCTCTGGTAAGTCTCATTGCTTGCATGATCTCCTCTTCGAAACTTTTAACCGCAAAAAAAAGCTGCCCAAGTTCATCTGTATGAGAAAGAGCGCTGGCCCTTACAAGTAATTGGCAACCTGGACGTTTGGAACGTTACATTTTTAAGACATGATCTACTGTCACATAATGCTGGCACGTTCGTGTCCCGAGGTCAAAGGCCGGTTCATTAATCTGGTTTCGTCACACCCACTTCAAAAAGACGAGTTGTCACCACGCCACGATGTGGGTGCAGTCGTCTTACAAGAATTCAGCATGTGTACGTGTGAACCTCTAAACATAAGCTACACAGGGTAAGGTGGGgaaagatgagacagaaatttgcaactGAATatgattttttaattttctttttcgtaTTAAAAAAAGTCATAGGCACATTCTTAGGGGTTCAGAGCTTCTTACCTGTAGatgcagaacggacgtagccaGTCTACACTAAGCACAGTACAataaattcaaaaatgcagattgtctcatctcgCCCCAACCCttgggcaagacgcgacatcgcgcggggcaagatgagacacgccgtgctAACGAattatacaaattagtttttgcaatccaagcagacaaagtaaagcaCACAGGCCCCTACGcaacccccttgagcccaccgccgACATGATATGCAATAAAACCATACAGAACCCGGtactattttgctccaccgttctttgcaaacaaggcCCCGCCAGTCTGATGGGTCGCTGATCGTTCGCttttgcgtgcgcttctgctGGGAGACAGAAAAATTTTCTGGTAATATGCAAAAAAGATATTTCTAAGGAACAGGCATAGaaccacctaatagttgacttatcagtttctaaattacattaaatttaaattacactaaatttacattaaattgtagcgtcttgccccgtgcatatcatcggataCATGATTTTTTCTGTCCAACACCGGATAACGATAATTATGCATATTAGAGAACATTTTTACATCATTGCATTGATGAGTAGTGGCTGCTGTAAGGCtgcaaaaaagagagaaagaaaaaagtaacggaGAAGTTTTGATAATCGTCTAAACACTGCACCTATAACGTAAAGCATATAGGCCATAACTTGTTTGTGTGATAGTACattgtccttttctttttatttccgtATATTGAAAGTCGGAGGGCCTTGTAAGAAGTGACATTTTGGGTACGCCGTTCAGGCAGGGCTGAACATGTAGGCAAACGAATAGGACATGCACATTTGAACGCTAACACCAGAATGAAAGCCGAAAGTGAAAGTGAAAAGCCGACGTCCCGTCCGgccgtcccgtttggctgaccttccctCCCATTTTTGTTCCCTtcgttctaataaatatatcccctccccccctcgtgaaaaaccaaacggtagCACGGGGACCCAGTAAGAACCCagaaaaacccagtaagaacaaataccgttgaccgcatgactctaggtggagtagttttttattataattcaatgacacgttttctgggacaccctgtataggtgtagagcttctttcttttcgttttcggtttcagtttcagtttctcgattttttattaatttattttttcagtAGTTTCGGTATTGCGGTTTAGCACCAGATTCGAACTTGAAGAAACTAGAGTGTTAGGATAATAAAATGGTGTCAGTCATTCTGACCAAGTATGGCGTTCATGGTCATGAAGAGGGTTCGCAGGTTCAATGTGCATTTCAACGTACACCTGGATCTTTGAAATTACAATTGTAGTTTGTTCCAATATACGATAGTCATTACTAGTGTTTCTTCTCAAAATAATAACGCACGAAGAAAGCCGAATAAAAAGCAAGACAGGATACCCAAATGCACGTACTCATTAATACGAGTTTGATATTGCGTTCAAGTGTGTTTCACAgcgaaaaaaaagttttttttttcgagtatgAGGAATGTTAAAATGTACTGCTTCAAATGGGTATTTGCTATTTACGTGTAACTAAGTCACGAGGTGAAATAATTACGTGACGAACGCTCTCGAACATTGTGAACAGTTGGTCGTTTACTGAAGCAAACAGTTTGCGAAACGGACTCTTTCTGTGTGCTACACCTGTTTATATAGTCCATAACTTTCTATCACGACTGCTGTCATGCATGGTGCCACATAGCAAACGTGTGGAATAACGCAAAGAACCGAAATTCAACTGCGCCACCTTAATGATTTGTGCGTCTATGGCTGAAAGATAACTTGCAGGTTTGGGGGAACAATCGATGGAACATGAAATGAACGGCTGGCAAACTGCCACAGATATATGCATCAAAATAGCATTTTGCACGAAGCCGAAACGAGAAAAAGGCGGAATAGCACACATCCGCCGCgctttacaacaacaacaactttattgcgagatgaatAAATGGAGCAgtaaatacactgatgatgatgaatggcgaAATTAAATTCGCAATATCATCTCAACGAAAACGTTCTGAATATGTATGGTAATCAAAATTACCAATGCAACGAAGTTCAACAGCAAGCCGTATATAAAGGATTTGATACGAATAAGCAGCTCAACTCAGAGGAGCGACGTTTTGCACAGGAGGCGTCGTCCGATGTGGGTGAAAACCATCAGCCCTTCAGCCTCTGCGGAATTCTCCAGACATTGTGTAAACAGCGTAGCGCAGCGAGGAATTTGCATGAAATATGTCTTGgacgtgatttctatgcttacAGCGATGTCCCCCTTCATTCAATTTTATGATCTGCGTAAGGGCAAACGAGAATTCTAATCTCGTTAAGCCCTACAGACAATGCACACATAATCTATACAttgaaaaaatatttcgtgtCCGCTCGGCCAGCCTCCACGCGACTTGCTGCAGCTATTGTTAGCTGACAAGACTGGCTAAGATTTCGGTTTCAAATATAGGTGCGCGGTGTGACATATAAGTCTCATAACAAGTACGTGACACATGTAACACGTAACAGGGTAGTATAGCATGCTCCCCGTGTCCGGCATGGTTGGAAGAACAGGGATGGAGGGGTGCGAACCGCCTTATTTGTATCTTGACACCGCGGATGAAAGGGTGAGGTCAAAATGGAAAGGAACAAAGGGAAAGGATTTTGATACCTTGCCAACGCCTTCCTTGAGTCCACAGGAGGCGCTTATGGGGTTTTGATTTGCACTGGTGTCTGCAATGGTGTAAAGATGGAGCAAATGCACTTTCATATTTATGTACCTTGCTGACGCGGATTTCTGCGAAGTACTTCACTGTACGAAAGAGCTGTGACGGCAGGATGACATGAAACAGGAACACGtttatcagttttttttttcttcttttttcgtttttgttgaGGACACAACTCTCCACCAAAACTTTTATAATTGTGGAGTCTCAGAGCGTGGGGAACATAATGAAACAATTAATGTAGAAATAAAATGGCTGATACGTCACTTCGCACGTCCTATCCTGCGAAGATCCAAAAACCAGAGCAAATTAAAAGGGTGCAAGCGATCTGGTGTGCTGTATCAAGAGGTAgcattttcatttgttttgtgCCTACGTTCCTCAACCGCAAGGAGATGTATCCAAAACGAACTAAGAAAATAAACAGTAGTATAGAACTTTAGCAATAGCTTGCACGttccatcatcatcgtcgtcgtcgtcgtcgtcgtaaaTGTTATCATCATCGCCATCAACTGGTGCATGGCTGTCGTACTTCACCTATATATGGATGTGATGTCCGAATGCGAAAGTCTCGTAAGGTTTCCCTCGATAATATACCATAGATAAACCAAGGTTAAACTATACCACAATGCAAGTCTTCTTCGTCAGGGATTACAGCTGATGCGATAATTGTAACCAATAACACAAGTTGTTACAGTTTATTGCTGTATACTGTTCACGCTTCTGCATACTATCGCACAGTATGAATGTCATGAAATTATagactatatacagggtgtcccagaaaacgtgtcattgaattataataaattataataaataaatataaaaaattataataaaaaagcttcgccacctagaatcatgcggtcaacggcatttgttcttattagatttttgccaactcctgatgtgaatgtcatgtatcgtaagtttaattatgtaaatatttgcgatctgaactcggaaatttgccaagtaaaggtcacttttttaccccaccaatatgaagagcgtgccgaaatCACttaagttcatgataattgacagtgatattcatgagctatcccattggaaaaaatagccgaacatcatgcttttcgtagcaccgaaccataacgcgcgacgactttttgagcgcgatcgctcgcagtccgacgaaaggaggttcgaaacccagcccacaaagtgatagtagaaaaagtgacagttcctgaaactgggagagggaaagtgtgaccccagcgaaagtcggacgagATAAGCcatacacgcttaaaaatgaacttcaccgcatagcacgctcctagccaaccattatcacgaatgatatcgttacctgccctgatttgttgaaaacgggaggcgtacgccttttctgtgacaattatgaacagcataagtgtcacaaaaaaggcgtacggctcccgttttcaacaaatcagggcaggtaacgatatcattcgtgataatggttggctaggagcgcgctatgcggtgaagttcatttttaagagtgtacctgtgttatctctttctaccttgcaggtgtgggctgggtttccaacctcctttcgtcggactgacaaggattgcgccgaaaaatttgtcgcgcattacctccgtagagcatgatgtccggctattttttctgatgggatagcccctgaatatccctgtcaattatcattaatttgagtaaattagacacgctcttcacattggtggggtaaaaaagtgacctttacttggcaaatttccgacttcagtccgcaaaaacttacataattaaacttacgttacacgacattcacatcagggggTGGCAAAaccctagtaagaacaaatgtgattgaccgcatgattctaggtggtgtagtttttaattataattcaatgacacgttttctgggataccCTGTAGATAAGAAACCAGAAACGCATTATAGACAGACTGTGCattagtttgtttgtttttttcttttttcggtttGCACGATTGGAAAGCGTTCGTGCAAGAACAGCGTTTAATGTTTTATAGCTTGTGTATAACTCATAACCTTTTCAGCTTGTAAACTGTAAACCTAAACTGCTCGTGTAAACACCTGTAAACAACAATACTATATCACGTTCTATATTTTATTCTGTTATAGTTTGTATGAGGGACACTATGCACTCGCAAATCTGGTGGTGGTTGTACACTGTTacgacagaacttcaccacatagcacgctcctagccaaccaccataccgaatgatatcattctgtcattcgttcaaaacaggaggaggagcctatctgggacaaacataatgtgtcccagataggcgcctcctcccattttcagcaaataaggacacagaatgatatcattcggaatgacggttggctaggagcgtgctatgtggtgaggttctgttttatCAGTGTATACGATCGATGGCACACAGAAGGAAGGGGAAACTGCGGGTTATTTTTATGGAATCGTCCCGTTCCACACTATAGTTATCAGGTGAACAACGTAACGGAGGACTGGTCTGACTTCAGAAAATAGAAAAACATGCAAATATTTAATGCTCAACTCGACATTGGGCCGGCTAATCCAGCACGCTTACGGAGGAGTCAGATTGTCACATAACAGGCTGTAATGAGATATTCGCTTGTGGTCCCGGAAAAATTCCAAAGGGAACTCTTTTTTTAAGACAACcctttcgctttctttcgtatCAAACACGTGTTGTGCACGATAAAGGCCTCGCACAACAGAATAATCGGCAACGGAAATGATGATAATTACTTCGCATATACACGATAATTGTTTCGCATATTGCGAAACGATATGGTTGAACAGAAACTCACATGCTTTAACCGGTAATGGGATAACTGAATGACAAGCGAGGAAttactgtcccccccccccttactgATGCAGCAATGCTCACGTGATCGTATCTCGCTGTTGATGCTACGGTACTTGACAATACTCCTTGTCACGTGAATATTAGGCGGACAGTCGTTCTTGAAAATATAACATCTTTCCCACAGAGAGGGAgatatagaaagaaaaaaaatatggagaagtAATACGACATTGTAGAAAGCGCACAAAACACGGATTAGAAGAAGACAACACCAGCActgttgttgtctttttctagtccgtgtttttgtgcgctttctaccatgtcgtatgattaccaactagcccaacgttgtTTGTTATTGGGGAAGTAATTCCTCATTGGTGCGACTAGCTGCTATACGGAACTCTAGGAATTGGAACAAGACACTAATCGCTTTCTGGAGACGTCGTGCGTCTCATAGGAAGGCTTCCCCCCTGGCACTGGAAACTGGCACCCGTGCCTTTCACGAGGGGCACCTGGGCATAAAGCGCTGGATGTATTTGATGACTTGAACAGTTCCAACGGAGCCTTACGTACGGCGAACGACCGACTGTCTACTACACATGGCGTTCTTCAGAGATTGATGGGAAGCGCCTACAGGGCAGCATAAAGCTGCTCCGCGTGCTCTGGGATACCGCAAGTCCGTCCAATAATTAGGCAGTGATCCCACAAGCATCGTTAATAGCCAACAAACACAAGACtgagttttatttatttacttattttatttattatttttatttatttatattttagtaatttctttttattttttaagtaGCGCACGTGTGACTTACGGGAAATGTCAAATCTGCCCATTGGCTGAGATTGGTGAAAATGGCAATCTGAGGAACTGAAGGACGCTGCCCACAGGAGTGAGGCCGCCATCGCCACCAGAAGCTGAAGGGACTTATACATACGTCAGAAGAGAAAAGAGTCCTCTGGAGAGATGCAGAAACATGGGCTTCACCGATGAGATGAAGTGAAACATTTCTTTCGCACTGCAGGGAATACGAGCGGTACTGCTGAGACAAAACCTTCGTCAGCTACATGTGCCCGAAAATCATGTACAAAATTTCCAGGTTTCAGATTTATAGTCGTAAATTACTAAAAATTACAACCAGCTCGCTCCTATATGCATGGTCAACAACATCAATACGCCATTCTTAAGTTGTCCGTGAATTACCTTTATTTAGTCAAACAGACACAAGAAATGTACAGGTCATGTTTGACAACTGTAAAACAGGCGCGCGACAAATATCCAAAGAAACTTGTCTATAATATACGGAGATTGAATAATATAGACAtagtagaaaaaaagaaaatatacaaGAAAACGTGAAGTCTACCACCCTTCCCCAACACACGAACCCAGAGGGTATATAAGAAGTGTTTAGATACTGGCGCGTTCGCTAAACTTTAACGATTTTTAATACAAGAACAACGCGACAAACGAAAGGGTATTTTTATCAGATTTTATGCATCTCTACCTCCTCAATCGTACACGATTGAACTTTCTGGCTGCCTTTGTCGTTCACCTAAGTTGCATTTCGAATGTGGTAGTTGACTGaatgatttttttaaagaaaaatcggGGCAGGCTAAATGTGAATGTATGGAGAGTCCTATCTCTATGCACAGGATATGCCAATGGGAGCTTATGAGGCAATCTTGCCCAACAAGCAGCTACTGTTCTTTATTCAACATTAACGTCAGCAGAAAATGCAGTGGACGGGTGTGCCTCAATTAGCGATCGACCATCTCTGGTCATGCGTCTCAACGAGTGTGCCGCTTATCAGCATTAGCCCACTCGTGCTTTGCGTGCATTGGCCCGAGCCACAGAAAAGAAGTTATCGATTCCATGGAGCATTGCAGGCACTGAAATGGCGATTCATATCTATCCGCTAATCAAGTACACAACAAATAAGCTCTTGCGGTGTTCACCGCAATGGCAGATAGGAACATGACCAGTAACCGGCCGCAATGATTGACTCAATGGCTTTATAACGAGATTGGTCCTCTGGACAGGACCATATCGCGGGCTCGTGCTATGCGTGCATTGGCCCGAGCCACAGAAAAGACGTTATCGATTCCATGGAACATTGCAGGCACTGAAATGGCGATTCATATCTTACTCAGCTAATCAAGTACACAACAAATAAGCTCTTGCTGTGTTCACCGCAATGGCAGATAGGAACATGACCAGTAATCGGCCGCAATGATTGACCCAATGACTTTATAACGACATTGGTCCTCTGGACAGGACCATATCGCGGAGCGGATGATGGAACGGGTGGGTGTATCCGATACTGATAGTTCACTGAAAGAAACGAGTCGCATGGTGAAGAATAACTTATGTGGCAACGATACGTCCATAGCGCTTGGGAGTCGCAACTCTGTCGTGATCGACAACCAGCCATACAGGTATGAACCTCGCATATCGCTTGGAATGTGAAAGATCAACCGGATGGCCATGGTCAAAAAGATTAGTATGGGGCACGCGGAGTTGTAAGTTGTCATCAGTTTCCTTTCTCAGAAGTGGTCAAACGCGAGGAAAGGGTACAATCGAAGGACATCGCCTCGCAGCTATAGCCCATACTCGCACTTTCAAAATGGCTTAAAATCCTTACGTCCACAATCGccgtcctttttttctttgctggaTACGCCGTTACACACCCACCCACGGAGATACTTTCTGTAAATTACGCGCATTATACTCTCCTAACTGCAATCGACAGCGGGGGTCACGTAGACGATGGCCGTTATCTCTATTTATTCCTGTATAACAGCCCATATAGAAGACATGACCGGCCACTCACGTCAAACCCGGTC
It contains:
- the LOC135385643 gene encoding homeobox protein engrailed-1-B-like isoform X1 — encoded protein: MAQDIEKQHPSSPETAPVNGGLKTTSSLSTDVVSPPVDILAAPVAQRALKFSIDRILSPDFGSRSQSRHHHRSSRKSSETVPRNGDDTEGKQANKSSSESRNGTNGDSTSKQLLWPAWVYCTRYSDRPSSVRSPRRQSSSSDVGASTSKNGPRSRRMKKKEKKPDEKRPRTAFTADQLARLKQEFQENRYLTEKRRQDLARELKLNESQIKIWFQNKRAKIKKASGQRNPLALQLMAQGLYNHATTGNQTGDDDDTSSS
- the LOC135385643 gene encoding homeobox protein engrailed-1-B-like isoform X2 yields the protein MAQDIEKQHPSSPETAPVNGGLKTTSSLSTDVVSPPVDILAAPVAQRALKFSIDRILSPDFGSRSQSRHHHRSSRKSSETVPRNGDDTEGKQANKSSSESRNGTNGDSTSKQLLWPAWVYCTRYSDRPSSGPRSRRMKKKEKKPDEKRPRTAFTADQLARLKQEFQENRYLTEKRRQDLARELKLNESQIKIWFQNKRAKIKKASGQRNPLALQLMAQGLYNHATTGNQTGDDDDTSSS